A section of the Primulina eburnea isolate SZY01 chromosome 1, ASM2296580v1, whole genome shotgun sequence genome encodes:
- the LOC140811553 gene encoding uncharacterized protein has product MKDVITKGWKSENGFKAGYLNLLENAMQESIPGNSLRGNPHINSKIHMWKKTYSTTVTLLSKSGVGWNDSNNTIDVTDETWEAIVKTDPTLHSMRQKQWTHYHDCCEIFGNDRATSERATNFENALHEVLNIDNELRTVVWLAETPAFSTVDAAEDSKSETNTPSSKPKECVTSKIKKNKKATDDEQTIVEAIKNLADITKTTMKDLIKKLAAEDKLLDAQDRVLNALDEITHLSEDEQVLAAKFLFNNHNELALFQRLGH; this is encoded by the exons ATGAAAGATGTCATAACAAAGGGATGGAAAAGTGAGAATGGATTTAAGGCTGGTTATTTAAATCTGCTGGAGAATGCAATGCAGGAATCTATCCCCGGGAATAGCTTACGTGGAAATCCACATATCAATTCCAAGATCCACAtgtggaagaaaacatataGTACTACAGTTACATTATTAAGCAAAAGTGGTGTGGGCTGGAATGATTCTAATAACACAATCGATGTCACGGACGAGACATGGGAGGCAATCGTCAAG ACCGACCCAACGTTACATTCAATGAGACAAAAGCAGTGGACACATTACCATGACTGTTGTGAGATATTTGGAAATGATCGTGCTACAAGTGAGCGCGCAACCAATTTTGAGAATGCACTTCATGAGGTCCTAAACATAGATAATGAACTACGTACTGTTGTGTGGCTTGCCGAGACACCTGCATTTAGCACAGTTGATGCTGCTGAAGACTCTAAATCTGAGACTAATACGCCATCATCAAAACCTAAGGAATGTGTAACTTCgaagattaagaaaaataaGAAAGCCACTGATGACGAACAGACAATTGTTGAAGCCATCAAAAATCTCGCCGACATAACGAAAACCACAATGAAAGATTTGATCAAGAAGCTTGCTGCAGAGGACAAGCTTTTAGATGCACAAGATCGGGTGTTGAATGCATTGGACGAGATAACTCATCTTTCGGAGGACGAGCAAGTGCTTGCTGCTAAGTTTTTGTTTAACAACCACAACGAATTGGCTCTGTTTCAACGATTAGGTCATTGA